Within the Beduinella massiliensis genome, the region GAACCTGGACAACGCTGCCGCCGCTTACCAAAAGCTTCTTGCGCGCATCGCTTCGCTCTCCCCTTCGGCGGGCGAAGCGATCGACACGGAAGGCGCCGCACCGCTGCGTCAGGCTTTCCAGAGCGCGCTCGACAACGACCTGAACACGTCGCTCGCGGTCACCGTACTCTACGACGTACTCAAGGCCGACATCGGCGACGCGACGAAGCGCGCCCTGCTGGACGAATTTGACCAGGTGCTCTCCCTGAACCTGCTTTCGGGGGCGGAGGCGCTCTCTAAAAAGCAGCAGGAGGAAGCCGCGCCGCAGGCCGACCCGGAAATTGAGGCGCTGATCGCGGCGCGCGCGCAGGCCAAGAAAGAGCGGAACTTCGCGCTGGCCGACCAGATTCGAGACGATCTGAAGGCGCGCGGCATCGAGCTCGTCGACACGAAGGAAGGGACTCGGTGGAAGCGCCTGTAAAGGCGCCTATGAAAATAGCCCGGCAAATGCCGGGCCGTTTTTATATTCAGACCTTCTTAAAATTCGCTTCAGGCGCTGCGCTCCACGCGCATCTTGTCCGCGACCAGCGCGATGAACTCGCCGTTCGTGGGCTTGTCGTCCGGAGAACACACGTTAGCGCCGAAGACCTGATTGAGCACCTCGACGCGGCCGCGGCTCCAGGCCACTTCGATCGCATGTCGAATTGCGCGCTCCACCTTGCTGGCCGTCGTGGAGAATTTACGCGCGATGCCGGGATAAAGCTCCTTGGTGATGCGGTTGATGAGCTCCGGCTGGTCCATCACCATCTTCACCGCCTCACGCAGGAACTGATAGCCCTTGATGTGCGCCGGGATGCCGACCGTCAAAAACAGGCTTGCAATTTTTTCTTCTACCGAGCGCGCGGGGACCGCGGGCGGCGGCGGCGTCATCATCAGGGTCTCCTGGTTTGCTCCGCGCGTCGAGGCGACCTCCATCACGCGCTGATAGAGAACCGGGAAGTCAAAGGGCTTGATCATGTAATAGCGCACACCGAGCTGCACCGCCCGCGTAATAAAATCATCCCTGCCCAGCGCCGTCAGCACGATGACCTCCGGCTTGCGCGCGATATCCATGCGCAGAAGCTGTTCAAGCATCGTGTAACCATCCATCTGCGGCATAATGATGTCTGACAAAAGGACGTCCGGCTGCGTCTGACGGATCAGTTCGAGGGCCTCTACCCCATTGCTGGCCTGACCCACAACGCTTACCCCTTCGCGCTGGGCAAAGTAGTCCGCCACCACGCGCCTTAGCTCTACGTTGTCATCTACGATCAGAAGTTTTACCGTCTCCATTGTTCTCCTCCATCTTCCATTTCATTTATCTTTTTTCGACACGCCGCGTATACCGCGTGACGAAAATTGACACCTTTTGTCGAATTGGTTATTAATTCATCATCGTTTAAAGTATAGCACATTATTCCTGGTTTGTGAAGACATAAGAAGTGTATTTGTAGCATTTACTTCTAATATTCGTAAGTTTTTGCTTGAAAAAGAGAGGTTTTCCCACTAAAAAACCGTCGGGCAATCACGCCCGGCGGTTTCGGGGTAAAAAATCCGAATCAAATTGTGCTACTTTACTCCGTCTCAATCCAGCGCTTGCAGCGCTCGACCGCGCGGTGCCACTGGCGAAGAATTTCCACGCGTTTCTCGTCCTCCATCTGCGGAATAAGCCGTACGTCGGCATTCCAGATAGCTGACAGTGCGTCCATGTCCTTCCACACGCCCGTCGCGAGCCCCGCCAGCATCGCCGCGCCCAAGGCGGTGGTCTCGATGACAGCCGGACGCACCACCGGAATGTCCAGCACGTCCGACTGGAACTGCATCAGGAAGTTATTTGCGCTGGCGCCGCCGTCCACGCGCAGCCCTTTCGGCGTGAAGCCGCAATCCTTGACCATCGCGGCGACGAGATCCGCCGACTGGAGCGCGATGGATTCCAACGCCGCGCGAACGACGTGCGCCCGGCCCGTTCCCCGCGTCAGCCCGATCAGCATGCCACGGGAGTACATATCCCAGTAGGGCGCTCCAAGGCCCGTAAATGCCGGCACCAGGTATACGCCGCCGTTGTCGGGCACGGAGGTGGCGACAGCTTCGCTGTCCGAGGCGCGCTCGATCAGGTGCATCTCATCGCGCAGCCACTGCACTGCCGCGCCGCCAACGAAGACGCTGCCCTCCAGCGCGTAATGAACCTCGCCTCCGATGCGCCAGGCGACCGTCGTCACCAGGCCGCTCTTGCTCTCCACCGCCTGCGTGCCCGTATTCATCAGCAGAAAGCAGCCCGTCCCATACGTGTTTTTCATCATGCCCTGATCGAAGCAGGCCTGTCCGAAAAGCGCGGACTGCTGGTCGCCCGCCATCGCGGCGACGGGGATCGGCCTGCCCAAAATCTCCGGGTCGAGCATGCCGATGATGCCGGAGGTGTCTACAATTTCCGGAAGGACGGCACGCGGAATGTTCAGCGCCTCCAGCAGCTTGTCGTCCCACTCCATCCTGTGAATGTCGAGCAGCATCGTACGGCTGGCGTTGGAAACATCCGTAACGTGCGGACGACGCTCGATCAGGTTCCAGGCCAGCCAGCTATCCACCGTGCCGAAGCAGAGCTCACCGCGCTCCGCGCGCTCGTGCAGGTTCAGCTCATTCAAGAGCCACGCGAGCTTCGTCCCCGAAAAGTACGCGTCCGGAATGAGGCCCGTCGTCTCACGGATATAGGGTTCCAGCCCCTGCGCGCGCAGCCGCTCCACGATGGGCGCGGTGCGGCGGCACTGCCAGACGATCGCGTTGTACAGGGGACGGCCCGTCCGCCGGTCCCACAACAGGGTCGTTTCGCGCTGGTTGGTGATGCCAATCGCTGCGATCTCCTCAACCGGAACGCGCGAAATTTTGACCGCCTGACGCAGCGCCTCCACCTGCGTCTTGAGGATCATGTCCGGGTCATGCTCCACCCATCCGGGCTGAGGGTAGATCTGGGGAAATTCGATGCCGTGTACCGCGATGACGCGCGCCTTGCTGTCGAAAATGACCGCGCGCGAGCTCGTGGTACCCTGATCCAGGGCAATCACATATTTCTTCATGTCGCTCCCTCCAATTTGTCCTCATTATAACATAGTTTAAAGGCGATGACTAGAGAACAAACCTGCGGAAAAGGAGCTTCGACTGTACCCGCAGACATAAAAACAGCACCGTATACGCGGTGCTGTTTGCAGGCGAAATTACTTGATTTCGACCTTCGCGCCAGCCTCTTCCAACTTGGCCTTGATCTTTTCGGCGTCTTCCTTGGACACGCCTTCCTTGATCGTCTTCGGAGCAGCCTCGACGATGTCCTTGGCTTCCTTCAGACC harbors:
- the spo0A gene encoding sporulation transcription factor Spo0A produces the protein METVKLLIVDDNVELRRVVADYFAQREGVSVVGQASNGVEALELIRQTQPDVLLSDIIMPQMDGYTMLEQLLRMDIARKPEVIVLTALGRDDFITRAVQLGVRYYMIKPFDFPVLYQRVMEVASTRGANQETLMMTPPPPAVPARSVEEKIASLFLTVGIPAHIKGYQFLREAVKMVMDQPELINRITKELYPGIARKFSTTASKVERAIRHAIEVAWSRGRVEVLNQVFGANVCSPDDKPTNGEFIALVADKMRVERSA
- the glpK gene encoding glycerol kinase GlpK, encoding MKKYVIALDQGTTSSRAVIFDSKARVIAVHGIEFPQIYPQPGWVEHDPDMILKTQVEALRQAVKISRVPVEEIAAIGITNQRETTLLWDRRTGRPLYNAIVWQCRRTAPIVERLRAQGLEPYIRETTGLIPDAYFSGTKLAWLLNELNLHERAERGELCFGTVDSWLAWNLIERRPHVTDVSNASRTMLLDIHRMEWDDKLLEALNIPRAVLPEIVDTSGIIGMLDPEILGRPIPVAAMAGDQQSALFGQACFDQGMMKNTYGTGCFLLMNTGTQAVESKSGLVTTVAWRIGGEVHYALEGSVFVGGAAVQWLRDEMHLIERASDSEAVATSVPDNGGVYLVPAFTGLGAPYWDMYSRGMLIGLTRGTGRAHVVRAALESIALQSADLVAAMVKDCGFTPKGLRVDGGASANNFLMQFQSDVLDIPVVRPAVIETTALGAAMLAGLATGVWKDMDALSAIWNADVRLIPQMEDEKRVEILRQWHRAVERCKRWIETE